NNNNNNNNNNNNNNNNNNNNNNNNNNNNNNNNNNNNNNNNNNNNNNNNNNNNNNNNNNNNNNNNNNNNNNNNNNNNNNNCGTGGTTATTATAagaagtaaaacaatatttaaataaactcaACCTCCTTTGTCAACCCAACTTAAACCATCAATTTTACACCAACAAAAATTCTAGAtgaaacatataataaacaCATGTTTATTACTAaggttcggatttgaaggcaacagcatttttttaaataataataatagaggaATAATTTTTAGAAGTAGTTTCCAAAATCGccgttaaaaacaaaagaaaaattaataaaaaaatggaatttttactGGAATTTAATTGagtgtttatataagcattatcCATAAACTATCACAGAACGAAAAAcctcattacaatttacaaaaataacggttaaaacaacaaaaacattgtTAACATAGGGCCAACAAACCgcattgttaaaaacaaaattgtaatgttGTTCATCTCCAGATTTACAAGCAGCATtgctattttgtttaaaatcttgtttaattcaacaatattagCCTGTCAATTTTTCAGTCAACGGAAATTTTGTTTGGTGAAATTaagaaatcattttataaagttaacagtttatgttttgtaaaattgatataactaccatttaaattgtaaatactttcattattaattcaacaataaagcatgtttgttttaaagaagcttaattataataataataataataataaattgtaacggatagtatccgtttctttcaaataatacaaatataaataacataataacgtAGGTAGTCAAGGTGAGAATATACGAGctcttattattaatgtatatacagGTGGTAATACAGGTGGTAAAGAATGACACTAGGGGGTGTGAAAGACtgtcacaataatttatatatatgggTTGCTAGACGgagggataataatataataaaatacattcaaaactaCAAATCATATAAACGACAGGACGNNNNNNNNNNNNNNNNNNNNNNNNNNNNNNNNNNNNNNNNNNNNNNNNNNGACATCCACTTACCACGTTTTTCAGATAAATCTCCACATTTTTCAACAAACatctttttatcataatatgcgGTTATATGTTGGGTTGGTCCATAAGTAGCTAAAAAATActcaattacattataataatcaatatagtataggtataatgtagtttttacagttttacacaAAAATTTTCACATACCTTTTGGAGTACGGTAGATTTCATCAAAGAAATGCTGGTTCTCTTCATTACGTATACGCTGAAAGAATATATCAATAGTTTTAAGTAAACCTCCACGAGAATTAACTTTTATTGCACTTATATTGTAATCTTGAACCACGAAAGCGGTCACCGATGCATGGAAAGCTATGATGCAGgtccataataaaataactgctTTTAAACAATTCCTgaaatacacaattatattcataaatgtcCTTTATTACTCacggaataataaattaaagggTGGCATCTGTGGACCGTGGTAGATCcaattgttgattaaaaataaatgattggaCCTTGTCAATTTTACACTTGACTCAACATGACAATTTCTGATTTGAAATTAAACTGACGGTATTTATTATGTCAAGTCAAAGTCAAACTGATTGGTGACTACAGTGTTgtgttttatctagataaattatctagataggtatatttttatcttttatcttatacaGATAAATGGGAAATATGTTATCTAAGCTATTatctaagataaataattaaaacatctagataaatttatctagataaaatttaatttttaaatatttatattataaattataattaatgttaattaggtattttatatattctgattacaaaatagtaaatttatatttaaacattataatttataatttataaatatatctaaatatatttttcattcttaaattattagatatttcatgttcatattttaaatgttcttagtaataactaataaacgttTCGGGTTAACTACGTGTCTACCCGGTCTACGTATCAGCGTCGTATTCGCCGACTGTCAACAGGATACCCGCATTCtgcaattaaatgttgaaactatcacaaaataaaattattattgattaatttattaataataagtatgtgtgAGTGTGGTACTGCGGTTCTATATGCGNNNNNNNNNNNNNNNNNNNNNNNNNNNNNNNNNNNNNNNNNNNNNNNNNNNNNNNNNNNNNNNNNNNNNNNNNNNNNNNNNNNNNNNNNNNNNNNNNNNNNNNNNNNNNNNNNNNNNNNNNNNNNNNNNNNNNNNNNNNNNNNNNNNNNNNNNNNNNNNNNNNNNNNNNNNNNNNNNNNNNNNNNNNNNNNNNNNNNNNNNNNNNNNNNNNNNNNNNNNNNNNNNNNNNNNNNNNNNNNNNNNNNNNNNNNNNNNNNNNNNNNNNNNNNNNNNNNNNNNNNNNNNNNNNNNNNNNNNNNNNNNNNNNNNNNNNNNNNNNNNNNNNNNNNNNNNNNNNNNNNNNNNNNNNNNNNNNNNNNNNNNNNNNNNNNNNNNNNNNNNNNNNNNNNNNNNNNNNNNNNNNNNNNNNNNNNNNNNNNNNNNNNNNNNNNNNNNNNNNNNNNNNNNNNNNNNNNNNNNNNNNNNNNNNNNNNNNNNNNNNNNNNNNNNNNNNNNNNNNNNNNNNNNNNNNNNNNNNNNNNNNNNNNNNNNNNNNNNNNNNNNNNNNNNNNNNNNNNNNNNNNNNNNNNNNNNNNNNNNNNNNNNNNNNNNNNNNNNNNNNNNNNNNNNNNNNNNNNNNNNNNNNNNNNNNNNNNNNNNNNNNNNNNNNNNNNNNNNNNNNNNNNNNNNNNNNNNNNNNNNNNNNNNNNNNNNNNNNNNNNNNNNNNNNNNNNNNNNNNNNNNNNNNNNNNNNNNNNNNNNNNNNNNNNNNNNNNNNNNNNNNNNNNNNNNNNNNNNNNNNNNNNNNNNNNNNNNNNNNNNNNNNNNNNNNNNNNNNNNNNNNNNNNNNNNNNNNNNNNNNNNNNNNNNNNNNNNNNNNNNNNNNNNNNNNNNNNNNNNNNNNNNNNNNNNNNNNNNNNNNNNNNNNNNNNNNNNNNNNNNNNNNNNNNNNNNNNNNNNNNNNNNNNNNNNNNNNNNNNNNNNNNNNNNNNNNNNNNNNNNNNNNNNNNNNNNNNNNNNNNNNNNNNNNNNNNNNNNNNNNNNNNNNNNNNNNNNNNNNNNNNNNNNNNNNNNNNNNNNNNNNNNNNNNNNNNNNNNNNNNNNNNNNNNNNNNNNNNNNNNNNNNNNNNNNNNNNNNNNNNNNNNNNNNNNNNNNNNNNNNNNNNNNNNNNNNNNNNNNNNNNNNNNNNNNNNNNNNNNNNNNNNNNNNNNNNNNNNNNNNNNNNNNNNNNNNNNNNNNNNNNNNNNNNNNNNNNNNNNNNNNNNNNNNNNNNNNNNNNNNNNNNNNNNNNNNNNNNNNNNNNNNNNNNNNNNNNNNNNNNNNNNNNNNNNNNNNNNNNNNNNNNNNNNNNNNNNNNNNNNNNNNNNNNNNNNNNNNNNNNNNNNNNNNNNNNNNNNNNNNNNNNNNNATATAACAATTAAGACTTAAGAATTTCATAGAGTTCGTGGTTATTATAagaagtaaaacaatatttaaataaattcaacctCCTTTGTCAACCCAACTTAAACCATCAATTTTACACCAACAAAAATTCTAGATGAAACATAATAAACACATGTTTATTACTAAGGTTCGGATTTGAGGGCaacagcatttttttaaataataataatagaggaATAATTTTTAGAAGTAGTTTCCAAAATCGccgttaaaaacaaaagaaaaattaataaaaaaatggaatttttactggaatttaattgaatgtttatataagcattttccaTAAACTATCACAGAACGAAAAAcctcattacaatttacaaaaataacggttaaaacaacaaaaacattgtTAACATAGGGCCAACAAACCgcattgttaaaaacaaaattgtaatattgttcatCTCCAGATTTACAAGCAGCATtgctattttgtttaaaatcttgtttaattcaacaatattagCCTGTCAATTTTTCAGTCAACGGAAATTTTGTTTGGTGAAATTaagaaatcattttataaagttaacagtttatgttttgtaaaattgatataactaccatttaaattgtaaatactttcattattaattcaacaataaagcatgtttgttttaaagaagcttaattataataataataataataataataataataataataataataaataatattcttataacttataacttttaactttcaagttataatagtaacgtgcaatatagaaatgcatttaaaagttaaaaattaaaattaattattcttaaatcttaatggttaatatttaaattttaaatcaaaattagaatttattaaaaattagaaaattaaaaatttttgatttcaaattaaaatgttttttatgttaaacattaaaaagtaaagacaagtgaatttttttctttttcgtggtataaataatttaataatgtataatactataatttatttttgttttattaattgttttcgtcgtttttcgttttttacgTTTAATcacgtattttaaaaacattttccatccctgtaatatacataaaattcatatatttaaggtttttttaaaaatataccaatcaccgacataaaaaaaaatattaatatagattttgtCATGTTTTTTCAAGTTTTCGAAAGTTACAGTCCCTCGCCTAATAAATTCTTGTAGTAGTTGTTTCTGGGTAGTAATAGTAATTTTTGTATC
The nucleotide sequence above comes from Acyrthosiphon pisum isolate AL4f unplaced genomic scaffold, pea_aphid_22Mar2018_4r6ur Scaffold_21554;HRSCAF=24234, whole genome shotgun sequence. Encoded proteins:
- the LOC100575413 gene encoding uncharacterized protein LOC100575413, with the translated sequence MNIIVYFRNCLKAVILLWTCIIAFHASVTAFVVQDYNISAIKVNSRGGLLKTIDIFFQRIRNEENQHFFDEIYRTPKATYGPTQHITAYYDKKMFVEKCGDLSEKR